The sequence below is a genomic window from Anoplolepis gracilipes chromosome 9, ASM4749672v1, whole genome shotgun sequence.
GCGGAGCGGTAAATATTTCCCTGTGAATGTCCTCTCGCCtctctctttaaattaatctcgCCTTTCGACACACGCATCACGCGCCACCATGCGCGACGTATGCGTCTCTTGCGCAATAAGGATTCGGTCAACCATCGTTAAGCCGCCAACTGCGTCGTTTGATTTTTCAGGGCTGCACCGATAATTTCTACGACGCAGTGGGAAACGTGTACGCgtacgtgtgcgtgtgtgtgtaaaaatcaCGAAAGGGGCTGTTGCCAAACATCGTGCGATTTCAACATATCGTCGCTCACGCACGTTGCCTTTACGACACTCTTATTCGATACTatcagaataatttatatcgacAGAAATATTCGTCTAATAGTGTCTTAGATAGTTGCTTGGCATTCGAGTTTGATCTAATTATGCGTTGTATACAACGTGTTCCGAAAtatgtgatttttatattatttaaatacttactacgtgaatttctataatttaaactggtttggaaattattaaattgacgCTTTCGATTTATGCCTCAAGGACAACCTGTCAGATACAAAATGTTAAACCTCTCATTTATTCGGtcatatctaatattataataatgtttgtgTTCCTGAAATATCTGAGCATAAATTACAAACGATAGTAAATTACCTACATCCTTGCATATCTCAATTTAATAGATCATTGATCTAATTGGGGATAATTCTACGTAAAATCTATCTGAATTCAAACATCAtgccgacatcgtcgagattAATAGACTTCCTCATATTTTGTCCTCTCGTTTCCGTAAAAGTTTCGCATGCACGTGAATAATGTCACCATTGCGCTCGCTTTCGCGCGATTCTAAACTTGTACCAGATCCAACTTTCCTTTCGTGTTATACGATACAATACACAGTACAACGTCCATCTTATAGGTAACTATGGTAATAGAACGCAAACCTAATTGCCTCCCACGATAATAGACCTGTACTTTGGCTATACAAGTTCCTCCAACTACATACATCTTAGATACCATTATGCACGATCCATTCTGCGGTGGCATGACTCGCGATAGGATGTCTCGTTAATATGTGGTTACCGCGTAAATCGAGCCGGCCCGAGAGATATGAGACACACGAGAGACATTTACCCCCGTCGTCGGCTTGTTCTCTCGCAAGTCTCTCTTCCTATTTGTTGGTGCCTTACTTTCGTTGAGGTTCCGATACCGTGCGATCGGATAACAGCATCGTTTCGCCACACCCTGGATTCATTTCCGCGTGCTGAGTCCGCTTCCGTCGCGCGTGCTAAACTAGAAATTGAAAGCGGCCGATCGTAAACGATTCACGATCTTAACGTCCAGGAAACGTCAGCTCCCGGGTCGAGAGAGATCGTCACGCTTGCTCGTTACGTATAAACGATGTAATTCGGCAAAATTACAGGGAACGATGATGATATGCCTTTGTTTGGGTGTTGTAAATGACTTTTGTTATGGGTGAACTATACTTTATGAGCATCGTTACGATCGCGAAAATCGATTGGTCACGAAACAGCAATACGCTCAATATCCCACATGAAATCGATTAAGAGAAATGTGAACCCTGACAAACATTGTTGTATAAGATAGAGCAGGCATcgcgagagaaagatagagagaaaaagaaaactaagTCTCAAGATAAAATCTTCTCGCGAAAATGTATTACGCGTTCGATCGAAATACGCGGTCGCTCGATGAGCGAATCTCGCATTATCCAACACGCTGCGTGTGTCGAGAGTAATCATAGTTAATGGTCTAGGAAGttcatgcaaaaaaaaaaaaaaaaaaaaaaaaggaaaaagaaatttcttccATCAGCCGTGAAACACACGTGCGTACGAAAATAAATCGAGATGCGCACATTACGTTTATAAACATTCAGGATAGtcgagattatataatatatgtaaatgtgcaCAGTGACTTTGCTCTTTCTTTCAACCATGACGCAATATCTTCTTCAATAAGCGGCAGACCATTCAAGAAAAGCGCGTGCGATTGATTCTTTAACATTCtcggagaaaaagaaagagagaaaaaaaagaaaaagaaagaaaggaagataTACGctatagtattataataatcataaaagtatttctctatatttatatacaaaccaATCATATCATTCAAACTGGTtgcacataatatttattttttaactctgAAAACACGAAATCGCTTAAAAAGAACTGTTATATTGATTCGCCTGACATATAAACGATTAGCTTTCTTTTGAATGCAATGCTatcatgcaaaataaaattgtatatatatcttaacgTTTCGTCTCGATTATGCAAGATATGTTTCTTATGCGTGTGATTTAAGACTTATGACTCGACGCTAGCAGCGTCGGTTACAGTGAGTCTCGGTTACAAACATCTGCTCGTCAATTTGGAAAAAATCATGAGGATTTTGATGTTGACGATATATTAATCATCGAATGATAGCGTTACGTCAAACATCCCATCATGATAGACGTGGTTCGAAGCACAATACAGGCTTGTAATCGGTtgcaaaatatcgatatagcaattttatgcaaatgtaAAATTCGATCGATTTTTACGggcttttattaataagattccATGCATTTGTTGCgccgttaataaatttttacgcgGCGATTTTATCGCGCCCAATTAGAGAAATCTCGAGAACAAAGAAATGGCACGGCTGGTTGAGAcagaaaattatgattattgcaTTGTGTGCACTTTTGTGGTTACTCTCTTCCGGTTCTCCGCAAAAAATGCATCGCGAAAACGCGTCGATATAATGTGTATGATTGCGATGTggcgataatatttaatgtcctGAAATTATGTGCGTGCTAGTACattgcatattaataaaaagttaataaatttgaacataaactttaaaaaaaactgaaaatatgtaatatctttatgttattttaatttttcataaactaCGAAAAGGCTaacaatattcaatatattttcctgGCCGAAAAGAAATATCGAAATCCTTTCTATAACGTCATGTATGCCGATATCACCGCATGTTTGCACGGGAAAATGATCGCCgacataatattgatattgtcAATAGCGTAATCCGAAATTCATCTTTCCTAGGAAGTCTGTACTTCCATAGCAAAATTTGATGACCTCGAAGAGAGAaatttcgagaaattaatCGAAGAAATGGAAAAAGTAAATGTCGAATGTGGCTTATCTTTCAtgaagtaataaaaatgtttcaatatttaataagtacagAGCGCAAATCGTGTAATGTAATATCAATAGAAGTCAATTGttttaacttataataaaattacagtactTAGTATATAACTTTACGCTATCTTTTATTGATATCGCATATTTcacgaaataaaaatgcaacgaAAATAGTGATTTCTAGAAAATGTAATTCTCATTATTGTTTCATTAACTGGACAttacatatctttttcataaatttttgattaattaaatatgaaattataatatatcttattataaaagtttaattatacgtGCACTTCGTATTTATTTCCTTTCGGATAATCTCTcgttcatatatatttatttagcagCAAACATCATATCttgatataatgttaaaaatgaaagagaaaaaaaaaaaaggtaaattataatatcgtgtaaataatacgaaatgtgtattttcatacacacacacatttatttaaagttttacatacatatatttattatattaaatatatatatatatatatatatatatatatatatatatttcaaataaataaataaataagaaatgtaaaaattgcatataaaagCGAACATTATATCTAAGTCTATTATTACAtgcaattagaaataattgatCATAGCTGAATTGCACATTAATTCTCATACGTGcgtaatagtaataaatctGAGGTTAACCGAGCAGTCAAGAGTAAATTGCTCTGGTATCGATCCCAAATACTGAGATAACtctaaagaattaaaaaaaaaagagtagattataataaattaaggaaAGTGAATGGTTCTAATTAACtcgtattttaaatgtaattcatGGTATTTTTTATAGTCGTATTAAAGTTATGGCTAAATCTGCCAAACTTGGAACTTCTAAGTCTGTAATTATCCGAGGTATAACATACAAATGGATTTACTTTATTATGCTCATGAAAAGTTCTTgctaaaaaagatttaactCCCAATTTTGTTATTTGCCTATATACATGTTAAggttttcatttatatttatccatatttattactgtttgtataatatattatatatacaatatattaatacctttattataacattcacaaatatttatctatgaaaatgattaaaattatttttatgtattttaatttgtagttaatgaattattttttggtttatatttataatacaataattgcCAGTGTGTATGTTTATGTATTTCCcgatcaatttaatataactgcaCACACATAGAACTTCTTTCTGCCTACTTAGTCAGACCAGTCAAACGCACTAACCGAGTCCAACATTAACCATAAACCACAGTTTTATATTCAACTTGACCGTTTAATCTTAAACTGTAGAAAATAGTCTGAAAGTTCCATTCGATTTGCGTCGCTTTTCTTAATTACGTtagtaacaataatatatcgattCATGAGAAAGTCACAGCTGACAGGTAAGTAATATCCTAGCACAAATAGTctgatataattcaataagGTTATTACCTTAATACCTTGCGTAATATCGAAGGTAAATTTGCGGAATTCTTATAAAGTGCGccgcaaaaaaaaacatcattaaACTTATCGTTAAAGTAACAGTCTCTATTGTTCGGCGaaactataaatttaactttcaTAAGAAGTAGAATATCTCCAGCAAATTGCATATTACGTGATAAAAAGGAAAgatcaaatttgttttatcgCCGTTCAAGAATTGATTGATAGCGAAACACccaatctttttctttttaatcataattttttgcaaataatttgcTCTTGTATCtctcataatataatttcgctataatacaagtataaatatataatattcttcaagtttaataatacatagaaacaaatagaagaaatatatacatatataaatgttttaaaaaatttatttttttattatttgtcagagaataattaaattgttaagaaaaaaaaagatttgaggAAAGATCAGTCAAGTCTAAAACCACAAGTGCCGTGTGTTTTATAAGAGTAACAGCATTaatctttctctccttttgtCATGTTATTTTCTCATTCGTTGCTTTATTTATGCTGTGTTGTTATTTAAGCTTTGAAAGCTTTCCTACCGAAGATCGGAAAGATCGTATATAGTCATGTGCACGAACGGTGTCGTAATATCATCGCCGTACGGCACGTCCAGCAGTGCTGTTCGCAATGCAATAACCGCGATTACGCATTACCTGACTATGAGCACTTCCTTGATACAGGATCGCGTTTATGCATCGCTACCGGTGCAACGTAAAAGTGCATCGACTTTCGCGCGGTCTACCTACTTACCTAGCTACTTTTGCCGGTCGCCTCACGTGAGTGCGATTTTCCCGTGCGAGGCTTTTCGTTCTCCTCGTCTGGGATATAAACGCGAGGGAAATTGCGCCGTCACGATTCAGTTTCCCGTAACATTAACTACTTTGCCGTGTAATGTTGCACTTGGCGAAAATAACGTGGTTGAATATTATACCGCGATGCGTGCACAATGATATGCAGATTAATACGTTTCTGCAAGTTGTGGAACAATGAGAAAGATTGccttaaattcattaaaaagatttaattaaaggaTATCACTCTTCTCAATATACGCatcagaattataaaatttgcggtaaaaattaaagagaaatgtaTGTATTCTCATAATGGATAATTCGCAAAGTATCAATCGATAAAGATTTAGGAAGGGAAAGCAAACGTTGCAATCACATTAGtgaatgttaatatatatgtgtgaaatGACGTATTTACTATCTTACTAATTAAATAAcgcaaaatttaatgtatatgtgtagTATGGTAAATCATGTACGTATTATATGCTATTAGAACtcgatttttctctctctctctttctctttctctcttctcaatcttgttttttacataattatataaaatctctcaTAACACATAGTGGgattatgcaatatattctctcatttttgtgctataaaaaaaagtggaGCAACatgaaattatagattaatcgTGATAAGACAGAAAGCAGATTGCTTGTTAAGcaacaaaaatgtataaaaagaaatagcttaagatttttatgataattgtatataagaaTTCCGTttcaaattaaagaaaacaacTTGCATCCTGTCGAGAGTTAAGCTTTGCTACAAGGCATATCTCCTGAGTCCGGATTTACGACATCACGATAATTTTAGGTGCAATAACATAAAAAGTTTCCGCGAGAGATGTTTCTCAACTAACGTCCAGCCGGAAAGTACAACCGTTTCTATTATCACATACACATTGGTAGAGTAATTAAAAACGTATATGAAATGgacattaatgtattttatatctttatgtgatcatttaaaatttatttctgtacgACGTTGTTCAACACGAACGGTTCCGGTTACGTAATCAGCTGAGAGATCAGATAGGTTCAGTCTAAATGACGGCAAAGAAGcatattatcaaagaaattattatctatcgaattattaatcatacaCAACCCACACagagttttcttttattccgAAATAAAGTGAATGTCGTTTTCAATGAAcccaagaattaaaaaataatcattaatctaatgcaaattaatgaaattatatatattatatattgaaattatacacacacaatatattaaatcaagtGAATTGGAAATAAACTCATCAATCTTAAATTccataagtatatttttccctgaaaatatttcagttaCCTTTGAATTCTTTTGGATTCTTCAATCCTTTTATAGcgaattttagaaataattaacaacTAGCTGCTAAGATATCGAAcctgatagataaatataaataactctGATTCTGACATATGAAaggagaaacaaaaaaatagtcaATTCAGACGAGGATCAGAACGAAAAAGATGTTATACTTTTGaattcgattattattttatgaagtgTTTTTAACGatgcataattaattgtgtaattaattaattacacaacTATAACTCTAATtgtctaattaatttaatatttatctttaattatttctcttgtaCCAATTTATTAGTTCGCTTCTATCTCGCGATAGTCGAACTATATAGTCGAAAGTAATTATGAAGGATTACAttcttcataatatatgtcatatgATCCGGTAACCCGATCGGATCTTTCATCCGAAAGATTTTCTTGAAATGCCAGAGGTATCATTTTAGGAATCAGCAAGTTCTAAATAAGTTTAACACTTCGTAATCGCTTAAGTAACGAGAAGAAAATCGAACGCGACTATTCgctttataagataattatagtTCATCCGTCCGATAATTGTTATTCTCGACTTTCCGTCGTTGCAGAAAATAAGCAGCAAATATTACGCAGTTCGAAAATGTCGCTTATTTTTGCCGATAAATATCAAAGGCAGAAAACaagaaaatctttgaaaattttattacaaaaaaaatactaacataaaatattttctcatcgctaaatttgcaaattaaatttttaaaaaaactaaaaaatatatgatatcataatttaattattatcaatcaaATAACATCACGCAATTTGTATGCAAAATTCTTTTAGTGTTCATTCAATAAATGATaagtagaaattaaattataatatacataatatttctttgctAGATTAGCATACTAATTTAGCAAATGCTGCGGAAGAGGCCATCATATATTACGCTCAATCTTGTGCCATCGTGttcagaaaatagaaaaaataaaggcaaaaaaggtttaaaatatcaatatatatatatgatgaacTTGGGTATAATATACCTCATATTATTCgttttaataatctaatatttataatttataataataatctataataaataatttaataatctaataatcatatattttattttaccttcTTTAGTTGTAGATCATACTTAATTTCAGTCTTTGTATGCCAGTTTACCATAAACATGCCCGTGAACATCATTCtgaaaaaaagcaataaactACATTAGACGCAATAACAAATCCGTAATTAAAAAGTTCCTGAATGGAAATATACAACATAGGACTCAgtataaaatgtcattttcaaataattaatagaataaactttattttgtaatacgcaatcaagaaaattaatattttttttgtataacattCGTAAACAACTTTCTCTTCAGTGAAATtaacttttcaaaaatctttCGACTCTGAAAAAAACagttatatcatatatatagttatatccAACATTccagaataaaaatgaatagtaCAAGCTAGGACTTTTTAtagctaaatttaattaagattatattaaaaaataaagttctgtatgatattaaattatatttgtactatatatttttaatataattttatataaataaataaataaatatatatatatatataatttattgtatataaaatgactTGATTATGATCAAtagttcttaatattttaattaggaATCGTCATTGTATTAGTAATAACAGCAAAATTAGTCATCAATTATGTCAACGTGTAGTAAACATGAATTTAGACTTAATTAATgagaatacaataaaaattaaaaattgtttatactgttgaaattaatatgtgaAAGATGTCATTAAAGaacaattaaatgattttattttacaaaaattataatagcgaAAAGTTATAACTTGTAACATTTTTGTggttataattaatgaacgttatatataattcttttacattaaataaatattaagtaaataatccttttatagtaatatatgcATGATGCTGAAGAAAAGATCTGTATGcagtattattttcaaaccaGTACTATATATCTGtgcatttgtattttatttaaatatagattgtgtttatatatgctatagagagaaaatttaagagaaagaaacatttatatacaataaaagaataagTATTTTCTTAGACTAAAGAGTTCTAGAGtttgtaatttctttattatttacatacatattatatatattatatatattatatataatatatataatatatataatatttaatacaaatttatataaaaattattgaaaaataaatttccaagaaacttattaatattaaaagtaaaaaatttaattacatctaATCAGGTTGAGTATCATGTTTTGTTTCAACAATAGCTTCTGCCAGTTCGGTGGATCCAATAATTTCAGAAGTAATATCTTTCTGTGCATTATTATCTGTACATTCTTGATGAGTAGAAATACTTTCATCTGGCactgttatttcttttacattaatatcactattagaattaataatttcaggAGGATTATCTTGTgttgtattattatcattggTAGTTGTGTTAACATTTGCGTTTATTGCACGCTTCAAAGCCAAATATTCCTCTACTGATCCTGTTGGAGTTTTTTCGGAGGTAACAGCTGTATCAGTTGATGAAGATTGTGAAGACAAATTCAAATTTGGTGATTTACTCAACTTAGATAATCTTTGACGCTCTCTCAATCGTTTGCGAATCTCAGACTGTATCTTAgattcttttattacattttgaaCATCATCAGTTTGATAATAGCGTGATGCCCAAGTTTCCATCGAGTCTGATTTTGGCAAAGTTTCTTCAGATGCAGATTGTTTAGGTTCTTCTTGAGAAGAAAGAATAACTTCATCTTGACTCTTCTCTTCATCACAATTTTCTATATCCATAACGTCACAATAATCATCTAAATCATCTAAATCAATTACCTCATCTAAATCTGTCAATTTGTCTGCTTCAATTCTACTTTCTTTcgatatttcttcttttgtcTTATTCTTTTCCTCCGTGATAACATTATTGTCAAAAAGGTTTAATTGCTCTGTAGTATTTACATCACTTGATTGTTCTATAATCTCAGTagtattaatttgttttgatTTGGAAGTGTTTTCACTGGTAGAAGAAGTAAGTAATTTTGTATGTGactttttttttgattttttgcgTCTCTCGGCAACGTTATCTGCAGAAATTGATATTGATAACGTATTGTTCTTAATATCCACACTTCTATCAGGCATTATTGTTCTTGTTTCGCTACTTAAATCTGTTTTGGTTACAATATTTGTATTGTGTATCCCTGTTATTTGAGTTGTTAAAATTTTGCTAGAATTCTTCGCATTTTCATCGGAACCGCTCGCAGATTTTCCAGTTTCCGTTACACGTCCCTTTTCCTTTTGACTTGCTCGTGTTTCATCATGACCTCCTCCATCACTATCACTAGACAATAATTCAACGACTGGGGTAGGTTGAATTACTAAAACAACATCTTCGCCTTCATCTTCGCCTTTACTTTGTTGAGCACTGATAATTTGTTCTAACTGCTTGCGACAGTTTTCTTTTGCCTTGTCATCGTCGTGTCGCGTTCCaatgttattttctattgttTGATTGTCATTTATTTCTGATGAGTTAGTGGATGGAATTATGTCCTCCTCTTTTCGTATCAAAGCTCTTATAGCGCGAGCTCGCATttctaattctaataaatccAACAAACTGTCTCCATCTTTTCCTTTGTCTTTTTCAtcctcttttttaattttaatattcttattagttttatcattattttcacttttaataCTACATTTTGCTTTAGAATTAAGCTTCTCTGgatcatttttcttaatatgtgtttttcttttatttattttatctttttttattaactttttttgtcTACCATTTTCCTTTTTGGGTGTATCATCATCTGTCAACCATTCTTCTGTATCAGAAATGATTTCTAGAGAAGGTCctattgaaagaaatatacaataattagatagtattatttttaaggtttaatttatatactttatatgatATTCAATATGCACATACCTGAATCATCTGATTCACTTGTGTCTGAAGATTCCAACATAGGTTTGCCATTTAATTTTGCTAATATTCTAGCTTTAGACATACCATTTAATTCATTGACACAGTATTCTTCTAGTTCACTTAACTCTAGATGCtgtgtaaacaaaaaataacatactcttaaatatacttttatataaaaattaatagtaataaaattaaaatttttatataaaaattgtatcaatttataaatatgatgcAACTTACTTTCAAAACTTGAGGCAGCATCATACGAATCTTTTCTGGCTTAACAGATTTAAAAAGTTGTCGAGCTAATTCCTTGcgattagataaataattcttaattggTTTTAAATCTCTTGTATCAATTTCTTCTTCATCTGATGATAATGATGAAGATGTACAAGAAGATAGACTGCTGTGTTccttaaaaaacttatctttaAAGCATTGTGTAGTAAAAATCTCTTATTGAATAAAACctctctataatttataaaataagatattcaaaatatgattattaataattacctCACTgctacgtatattatttctagtcttggacatatttatatatttatttaatgcaagaaataattttttccagcTGAATAATTtacatctgaaaaaaatatagattaagaagtctacattttattacatgatatttttatattttctcaaataagAAGTATATGTTGAcgtaaaaaaagaaggagaagCATAAGAAATCATAGAAAActgtaagtaataaaattgtgtaaaaaatgtaatttaataaaaaaaataattgattaaataatttatagttttataattctatactTACACACACTTTAGATTAGTACCATgctatattaaagataaagttaataaaaactacACATAATTATCCTTATTCATGACGTACAAAAGGTCATAATATTTGACTTATCATACaaacagaataaataataatttatttcgttcACTGTCAATACTGCACATGTATAcacatttcattaatatatgaCAGATAACAGAGTATGAAGTACACAAGATACTAGATGCTAGTCATACTAAAGCTTTGTTCCGAAACTCACTACCAGCAGTTCACGAAGTTTCGGAACGCCtagttacatttataataacagaaaatcagagagaagcctgagagACACCACGGCTCGGTTTTACGTGATACCTGAAAGCAATACGCCCATAGATATCGCTTCCGATATCTATGGATACGCCCTCTGTAGATATAAAAACGTGGACATTGAACTACATAGCCAATGTCCACCAATGTTCTCAATGGATAACACATAATGCGCACAGTTTTGGTTGCGATCCGTGCTATgtccacaaaatttattaacacattttgcttatttactttcacctaaaaataatttgttatttctccacactggcaataatttacttttaatatcaaataaccatgtaaatattgtcaatattctaattttgccaataatatcttaatttttggtaattctttttcttttattaaacgctatttttaaattctacattttacaaattaaaacttattttatacaaaaaaaaaattttctttcaacaatttaataatttagagtactattatattgttctacaaatac
It includes:
- the LOC140669774 gene encoding uncharacterized protein isoform X2 encodes the protein MMLPQVLKHLELSELEEYCVNELNGMSKARILAKLNGKPMLESSDTSESDDSGPSLEIISDTEEWLTDDDTPKKENGRQKKLIKKDKINKRKTHIKKNDPEKLNSKAKCSIKSENNDKTNKNIKIKKEDEKDKGKDGDSLLDLLELEMRARAIRALIRKEEDIIPSTNSSEINDNQTIENNIGTRHDDDKAKENCRKQLEQIISAQQSKGEDEGEDVVLVIQPTPVVELLSSDSDGGGHDETRASQKEKGRVTETGKSASGSDENAKNSSKILTTQITGIHNTNIVTKTDLSSETRTIMPDRSVDIKNNTLSISISADNVAERRKKSKKKSHTKLLTSSTSENTSKSKQINTTEIIEQSSDVNTTEQLNLFDNNVITEEKNKTKEEISKESRIEADKLTDLDEVIDLDDLDDYCDVMDIENCDEEKSQDEVILSSQEEPKQSASEETLPKSDSMETWASRYYQTDDVQNVIKESKIQSEIRKRLRERQRLSKLSKSPNLNLSSQSSSTDTAVTSEKTPTGSVEEYLALKRAINANVNTTTNDNNTTQDNPPEIINSNSDINVKEITVPDESISTHQECTDNNAQKDITSEIIGSTELAEAIVETKHDTQPD
- the LOC140669774 gene encoding uncharacterized protein isoform X1; this translates as MSKTRNNIRSSEEHSSLSSCTSSSLSSDEEEIDTRDLKPIKNYLSNRKELARQLFKSVKPEKIRMMLPQVLKHLELSELEEYCVNELNGMSKARILAKLNGKPMLESSDTSESDDSGPSLEIISDTEEWLTDDDTPKKENGRQKKLIKKDKINKRKTHIKKNDPEKLNSKAKCSIKSENNDKTNKNIKIKKEDEKDKGKDGDSLLDLLELEMRARAIRALIRKEEDIIPSTNSSEINDNQTIENNIGTRHDDDKAKENCRKQLEQIISAQQSKGEDEGEDVVLVIQPTPVVELLSSDSDGGGHDETRASQKEKGRVTETGKSASGSDENAKNSSKILTTQITGIHNTNIVTKTDLSSETRTIMPDRSVDIKNNTLSISISADNVAERRKKSKKKSHTKLLTSSTSENTSKSKQINTTEIIEQSSDVNTTEQLNLFDNNVITEEKNKTKEEISKESRIEADKLTDLDEVIDLDDLDDYCDVMDIENCDEEKSQDEVILSSQEEPKQSASEETLPKSDSMETWASRYYQTDDVQNVIKESKIQSEIRKRLRERQRLSKLSKSPNLNLSSQSSSTDTAVTSEKTPTGSVEEYLALKRAINANVNTTTNDNNTTQDNPPEIINSNSDINVKEITVPDESISTHQECTDNNAQKDITSEIIGSTELAEAIVETKHDTQPD